A single genomic interval of Haloterrigena salifodinae harbors:
- a CDS encoding homoserine kinase, with product MLTVRAPATSANLGSGFDVFGVALGTPADVVRVERAPETQITVTGAGSQYIPEDPAQNTVGAVADALDAPAHIKIDKGIRPSSGLGSSAASAAAAAVALNALYDRGLSRKELVPIAAEGEALVSGEAHADNVAPSLLGGFTVVTDDGVTQLDASIPVVACLPEMSVSTRDAREVVPDSAALEDVVDTVGNAATLTVGMTRDDPDLVGRGMEDAIVTPERTALIDGYDRVRDAALEAGATGVTVSGAGPGILAACHRPDQGAIAGAMIDAFDALGIESRAYQTRIGKGATLYRD from the coding sequence ATGCTCACCGTGCGGGCACCCGCGACGAGTGCGAACCTCGGGAGTGGCTTCGACGTCTTCGGTGTCGCCCTCGGCACGCCCGCCGACGTGGTCCGAGTCGAACGCGCGCCGGAAACGCAGATCACCGTGACCGGCGCCGGCAGCCAGTACATTCCGGAGGATCCGGCCCAGAACACCGTCGGGGCGGTCGCAGACGCCCTCGACGCGCCGGCCCACATCAAGATCGACAAGGGCATCCGTCCCTCCTCGGGGCTCGGCTCCTCGGCGGCCAGCGCGGCCGCTGCGGCCGTTGCCCTCAACGCGCTCTACGACCGCGGGCTCTCCCGGAAGGAGCTCGTCCCCATCGCCGCCGAGGGCGAGGCGCTCGTCTCCGGCGAGGCCCACGCCGACAACGTCGCCCCCTCGCTGCTGGGCGGCTTCACCGTCGTCACCGACGACGGCGTCACGCAACTCGACGCCTCGATCCCCGTCGTCGCCTGTCTCCCTGAAATGTCCGTTTCCACGCGCGACGCGCGCGAGGTCGTCCCCGATTCGGCCGCCCTCGAGGACGTCGTCGACACCGTCGGCAACGCCGCGACGCTGACCGTCGGGATGACCCGCGACGATCCCGACCTCGTCGGCCGCGGGATGGAAGACGCCATCGTCACCCCCGAACGCACCGCCCTGATCGACGGCTACGACCGCGTTCGCGACGCCGCCCTCGAGGCTGGCGCGACGGGCGTCACCGTCAGCGGCGCCGGGCCGGGTATCCTCGCGGCCTGTCACCGCCCCGACCAGGGCGCGATCGCCGGCGCGATGATCGACGCGTTTGACGCCCTCGGCATCGAGAGTCGCGCTTACCAGACCCGGATCGGCAAGGGCGCGACGCTGTACCGGGACTGA
- the pdxS gene encoding pyridoxal 5'-phosphate synthase lyase subunit PdxS gives MTAETDTDLEELRRGTDLVKRGFAQMQKGGVIMDVVNKEQARIAEDAGAVAVMALEAVPADIRKRGGVARMADPADVEEIVNEVSIPVMGKSRIGHTKEAQILEAVGVDMIDESEVLTPADDAYHIDKRDFTAPFVCGARNLGEALRRIDEGAAMIRTKGEAGTGDVNQAVHHQRTIKGAIRELEGMKHEEREAYAREIEAPAELVHETAEMGRLPVVNFAAGGIATPADAALMMHHECDGIFVGSGIFGAENPPVMAEAIVEATNNWDDPERLAEISKNLGKGMKGDANADLPEEEKMQGRGV, from the coding sequence ATGACCGCCGAAACCGACACCGATCTCGAGGAACTCAGGCGCGGAACCGATCTCGTCAAGCGGGGGTTCGCCCAGATGCAGAAGGGCGGCGTCATCATGGACGTCGTCAACAAGGAACAGGCCCGTATCGCCGAGGATGCCGGCGCGGTTGCCGTGATGGCGCTGGAAGCGGTCCCGGCGGACATCCGAAAGCGCGGCGGCGTCGCCCGGATGGCCGACCCCGCCGACGTCGAGGAGATCGTGAACGAAGTGTCGATCCCGGTGATGGGCAAATCGCGGATCGGCCACACGAAAGAGGCCCAGATTCTCGAGGCCGTCGGCGTCGACATGATCGACGAATCCGAGGTGCTCACCCCTGCCGACGACGCCTACCACATCGACAAGCGCGACTTCACCGCGCCTTTCGTCTGCGGCGCGCGTAACTTGGGCGAGGCACTGCGCCGGATCGACGAGGGCGCGGCGATGATCCGAACCAAGGGCGAGGCCGGCACCGGCGACGTCAACCAGGCCGTTCACCACCAGCGGACGATCAAGGGCGCGATCCGCGAACTCGAGGGCATGAAACACGAGGAGCGCGAGGCCTACGCCCGCGAGATCGAGGCGCCCGCGGAACTGGTCCACGAGACCGCCGAGATGGGCCGGCTTCCGGTCGTCAACTTCGCGGCGGGCGGTATCGCGACGCCGGCCGACGCCGCGCTCATGATGCACCACGAGTGCGACGGCATCTTCGTCGGCAGCGGCATCTTCGGCGCCGAGAACCCGCCGGTGATGGCCGAAGCGATCGTCGAGGCGACGAACAACTGGGACGACCCCGAGCGACTCGCCGAAATCTCGAAGAACCTCGGCAAGGGGATGAAAGGCGACGCGAACGCCGACCTCCCCGAGGAGGAGAAGATGCAGGGTCGCGGCGTCTAA
- a CDS encoding outer membrane protein assembly factor BamB family protein — MGASETDDLPNPGLDPNPELDEDWASYRGDAGHSRFIPDGYEFNGNLEAAWTVDHDGSVAVADDTVYTTTADGVVALDAADGTRLWENADVDAGDPAVAGEMVYLNGGDIVALDREDGSVRWESDLDPGERTSSHTVAYDGVFVVIDGTLYALEADDGSVRWQRDTAVVESRNGDERESEFSPGTAAMNGVVYAGTQDGILAFDPASGETIWQTWVWTGGDGIYATEAAVLGDRGGEEVPFYDAQTGDGLGVILSHSIGTLGNKSAISASDYGYGSTSIHGDHGDEYDWEIDVTYTYGEAVISGETVYVYFWSDSRNYGDRDYDQKLVALDKRDGSEKWTVSKDDAPVGDIRAISGETIYVDHDGELVALREETDADEDGADEDGANGDDEQDDGTEDGDADESDDSDSDDDGRGDADDDGSDNGDAGDESSTDGSDNGDAGDESSTDGSDNGDAGDESSNDSSDNGDAGDESSTDESTDEDGSSDGGGAGTDDQTENGSTDAEDNDDTDGTPGFTAGAGLLGSAIGLEWLRRRDDADEPAE; from the coding sequence GTGGGAGCGTCCGAAACCGACGACCTCCCGAACCCGGGGCTGGATCCGAATCCGGAGTTAGACGAAGACTGGGCGTCCTACCGCGGTGACGCCGGTCATTCGAGGTTCATCCCAGACGGCTACGAGTTCAACGGCAACCTTGAGGCCGCATGGACCGTCGACCACGACGGCTCCGTCGCGGTCGCCGACGACACCGTGTACACGACGACCGCGGACGGTGTCGTCGCCCTCGACGCGGCGGACGGAACGCGCCTCTGGGAGAACGCCGACGTCGACGCGGGTGATCCCGCGGTAGCCGGCGAGATGGTATACCTCAACGGCGGCGATATCGTGGCGCTCGATCGAGAAGACGGTAGCGTCCGCTGGGAGAGCGACCTCGACCCCGGGGAGAGGACGAGTAGCCACACGGTGGCGTACGACGGCGTCTTCGTCGTCATCGACGGCACGCTGTACGCCCTCGAGGCTGACGACGGATCGGTCCGATGGCAGAGAGACACGGCTGTCGTCGAGTCAAGAAATGGTGACGAACGGGAGTCCGAATTCTCCCCCGGAACCGCCGCGATGAACGGCGTCGTCTACGCCGGAACGCAGGACGGCATTCTCGCGTTCGATCCCGCGTCCGGAGAGACCATCTGGCAGACATGGGTCTGGACAGGAGGAGATGGCATCTACGCGACTGAGGCGGCGGTTCTCGGTGACAGGGGTGGTGAGGAAGTCCCCTTCTACGATGCACAAACTGGCGATGGGTTGGGTGTGATCTTGTCGCATTCCATAGGGACACTCGGCAACAAATCCGCGATTTCAGCATCCGATTACGGCTACGGAAGTACTTCGATCCACGGCGACCACGGCGACGAGTACGACTGGGAGATCGACGTTACGTACACCTATGGGGAGGCCGTTATCAGCGGCGAGACCGTTTACGTCTACTTCTGGTCAGACTCCCGCAACTACGGAGACCGGGATTACGATCAGAAACTCGTCGCGCTCGACAAACGCGACGGGAGCGAGAAATGGACGGTCTCGAAAGACGATGCGCCGGTCGGAGACATTCGTGCGATAAGCGGCGAGACCATCTACGTCGATCACGACGGCGAACTCGTCGCGCTCCGCGAAGAAACGGACGCCGACGAGGATGGGGCTGATGAAGACGGTGCGAACGGAGACGACGAACAGGACGACGGTACCGAGGACGGAGACGCGGACGAGAGCGACGACTCCGACAGCGATGATGACGGCCGTGGAGACGCTGACGACGACGGCAGTGACAACGGAGACGCCGGCGACGAGAGCAGTACCGACGGCAGTGACAACGGAGACGCCGGCGACGAGAGCAGTACCGACGGCAGTGACAACGGAGACGCCGGCGACGAGAGCAGCAACGACAGCAGTGACAACGGAGACGCCGGCGACGAGAGCAGTACCGACGAAAGCACTGACGAAGACGGAAGCAGTGACGGCGGAGGCGCTGGCACCGACGATCAGACGGAGAACGGATCGACCGACGCCGAGGATAACGATGATACCGACGGGACGCCGGGCTTCACCGCCGGTGCGGGACTTCTTGGCAGCGCGATCGGTCTCGAGTGGCTACGCCGACGGGACGACGCGGACGAACCGGCAGAGTGA
- a CDS encoding DUF1405 domain-containing protein, translated as MFASSMLPDREPLPTYLTPVPKTLEDLGLRFAWLVVAINLAGTAFGFWYYGPQLGGTPAVMWPWVPDSPMATLLIALAIACWKLGYEQPWLTSLAFFGNVILGLWTPYTLLAFADAYSYLDPLMYQFLFWSHLSMVVQALVLHRISDFPVWSVAVAVAWYGSNLVVDYFVPIAGGPHHTAIPVPGDEPMFLGADALGVVAAGEVTFALLAVFLALAIRVKKCEAARGGAPADRAGR; from the coding sequence ATGTTCGCGTCGTCCATGCTGCCCGACCGGGAGCCGCTGCCGACCTATCTCACGCCAGTTCCGAAGACCCTCGAGGACCTCGGACTGCGGTTCGCGTGGCTCGTCGTGGCGATCAACCTCGCGGGGACGGCCTTCGGCTTCTGGTACTACGGCCCCCAGCTCGGCGGGACGCCGGCGGTGATGTGGCCGTGGGTGCCCGACAGCCCGATGGCGACGCTGCTGATCGCGCTGGCGATCGCCTGCTGGAAACTGGGGTACGAACAGCCGTGGCTGACGTCGCTGGCCTTCTTCGGCAACGTCATTCTGGGTCTGTGGACGCCGTACACGCTGCTCGCGTTCGCCGACGCCTACAGCTATCTCGACCCGCTGATGTACCAGTTCCTCTTCTGGAGCCACCTGTCGATGGTCGTCCAGGCGCTCGTCCTCCACCGAATCTCCGATTTCCCCGTGTGGAGCGTCGCTGTGGCCGTAGCGTGGTACGGCAGCAACCTGGTCGTCGACTACTTCGTGCCGATCGCCGGCGGGCCACACCACACGGCCATCCCCGTCCCGGGAGACGAACCGATGTTCCTCGGCGCGGACGCGCTCGGCGTCGTCGCCGCCGGCGAGGTGACGTTCGCGCTGCTCGCCGTCTTCCTCGCCCTCGCGATCCGGGTCAAAAAGTGCGAAGCGGCCCGTGGGGGCGCCCCGGCGGACCGCGCGGGTCGATAG
- a CDS encoding valine--tRNA ligase, translated as MSATSIHRATTGISNEYAYLRRHDDARTTPPAGGESMSTDAPESDAESDPATREPTLEGGYDPEAVEERWQQRWIDADVYAYESDAKRDPNTVYAIDTPPPTVSGSLHMGHLYGSTLQDFAARFQRMHDGDVLFPFGYDDNGIASERLTESELDIRHQDYERREFQELCREVCQEYEAEFTEKMQDLGTSIDWNNTYKTIEPRVQRVSQLSFLDLYEKGREYRKKAPAIWCPDCETAISQVEMEDDERGSHFNDIAFELASDGTDRDEFIISTTRPELIPACVSVFVHPDDDDNRDLVGETARIPIFGHEVPIIEDERVDMEKGSGVVMCCTFGDQNDIEWYQAHDLPLRVAIDESATMTDLAGDYEGMSTEEAREAIVEDLDDEGYLRDRWEISHAVQVHERCDTAVEYRVSKQWYVEILDHKEEYLEAGREMDWYPEKMFSRYKHWIEGLEWDWLISRQRDSGIPFPVWYCADCDHEIMADRETLPVDPLSDEPPVDSCPECGSDNFVAEEDVFDTWATSSLTPLINAGWDWNEDAEEFAMEKPELYPFDLRPQGHDIISFWLFHTIVKCYEHTGEVPFDATMINGHVLDENREKMSKSRGNVVEPDEVLADFPVDAVRFWAASAAVGDDFPYQEKDLTAGEKLLRKLWNASKLVDTLAPREPEEPAELEAIDRWLLAELDDAVEDLTTHLEEYEFAKARDRLRTFFWNTFCDDYLEIAKTREDEPSTQYALRTAHRTFLELWAPFLPHATEEIWQAVYSDDGADLENTSIHVRDWPSPRGHEADLEAGEAAMEVISALRRYKSENQLPLNADLESVSVYGPIEGFEDAIQNVMHVQDLTVLEEEPEVTTEIASIDLDYSTLGPKFGSKVGEIDSGIESGDYEIDDDEGVLRVAGEELEGDLFEVERERSYSGEGEMIETESAVVILE; from the coding sequence TTGTCGGCGACCAGCATTCACCGAGCAACGACCGGTATCAGCAATGAGTACGCATACCTTCGACGCCACGACGACGCACGGACGACGCCCCCTGCGGGCGGTGAGAGCATGAGCACGGACGCGCCCGAATCGGACGCCGAGAGCGATCCCGCAACTCGAGAGCCGACCCTCGAGGGCGGCTACGACCCCGAAGCGGTCGAGGAACGCTGGCAGCAGCGCTGGATCGACGCCGACGTCTACGCCTACGAGAGCGATGCCAAGCGCGACCCCAACACAGTCTACGCGATCGACACGCCGCCGCCGACGGTCTCGGGTAGCCTGCACATGGGCCACCTCTACGGCTCGACGCTGCAGGACTTCGCCGCGCGGTTCCAGCGGATGCACGACGGCGACGTGCTCTTCCCCTTCGGCTACGACGACAACGGGATCGCCAGCGAGCGACTGACCGAGTCGGAGTTGGACATCCGCCACCAGGACTACGAGCGCCGCGAGTTCCAGGAACTCTGCCGCGAGGTCTGTCAGGAGTACGAGGCCGAGTTCACGGAGAAGATGCAGGATCTCGGGACCTCGATCGACTGGAATAACACCTACAAGACGATCGAACCCCGCGTCCAGCGCGTCTCGCAACTGTCCTTCCTCGACCTCTACGAGAAGGGCCGCGAATACCGCAAGAAGGCGCCCGCGATCTGGTGTCCGGACTGCGAGACGGCCATCTCCCAGGTCGAGATGGAAGACGACGAGCGCGGCTCGCACTTCAACGACATCGCTTTCGAACTCGCAAGCGACGGGACGGACCGCGACGAGTTCATTATTTCCACCACGCGACCTGAACTCATCCCCGCCTGCGTCTCCGTCTTCGTCCACCCGGACGACGACGACAATCGGGACCTCGTCGGCGAGACCGCTCGCATTCCGATCTTCGGCCACGAAGTGCCGATCATCGAGGACGAGCGCGTCGACATGGAGAAGGGCAGCGGCGTCGTGATGTGCTGTACCTTCGGCGACCAGAACGACATCGAGTGGTACCAGGCCCACGACCTGCCGCTGCGCGTGGCCATCGACGAGTCCGCGACAATGACCGACCTCGCCGGCGACTACGAGGGGATGTCGACCGAAGAGGCCCGCGAGGCCATCGTCGAGGACTTAGACGACGAGGGCTACCTGCGCGACCGCTGGGAGATCTCCCACGCGGTCCAGGTCCACGAACGCTGTGACACCGCCGTCGAGTACCGCGTCTCTAAGCAGTGGTACGTCGAAATTCTGGATCACAAGGAGGAGTACCTCGAGGCCGGTCGGGAGATGGACTGGTACCCCGAGAAGATGTTCAGCCGCTACAAGCACTGGATCGAGGGCCTCGAGTGGGACTGGCTCATCTCGCGCCAGCGCGACTCGGGGATTCCGTTCCCGGTCTGGTACTGCGCGGACTGCGACCACGAGATCATGGCCGACCGGGAGACGCTCCCGGTCGATCCGCTTTCGGACGAGCCGCCTGTCGATAGCTGTCCCGAGTGCGGGTCCGACAACTTCGTCGCCGAAGAGGACGTCTTCGACACGTGGGCAACCTCCTCGCTGACCCCCCTGATCAACGCGGGCTGGGACTGGAACGAAGACGCCGAGGAGTTCGCGATGGAGAAACCGGAGCTGTACCCGTTCGACCTCCGTCCGCAGGGCCACGACATCATCTCGTTCTGGCTGTTCCACACCATCGTCAAGTGCTACGAGCACACCGGCGAAGTGCCCTTCGACGCGACGATGATCAACGGCCACGTCCTAGACGAGAACCGCGAGAAGATGTCCAAGTCCCGCGGCAACGTCGTCGAACCCGACGAGGTGCTCGCGGACTTCCCCGTCGACGCCGTCCGCTTCTGGGCCGCGAGCGCGGCGGTCGGCGACGACTTCCCGTATCAGGAGAAGGACCTGACGGCGGGCGAAAAACTCCTGCGCAAGCTCTGGAACGCCTCGAAGCTCGTCGACACGCTCGCGCCCCGCGAGCCCGAGGAACCCGCGGAGCTCGAGGCGATCGACCGCTGGCTGCTGGCGGAACTCGACGACGCCGTCGAGGACCTCACCACCCACCTCGAGGAGTACGAGTTCGCGAAGGCCCGCGACCGGCTGCGGACCTTCTTCTGGAACACGTTCTGCGACGACTACCTCGAGATCGCCAAAACCCGCGAGGACGAGCCCTCGACGCAGTACGCGCTGCGGACGGCCCACCGGACGTTCCTCGAGCTGTGGGCGCCGTTCCTGCCCCACGCGACCGAGGAGATCTGGCAGGCCGTCTACAGCGACGACGGCGCCGACCTCGAGAACACCAGCATCCACGTCCGCGACTGGCCCAGCCCGCGGGGCCACGAGGCCGACCTCGAGGCCGGCGAGGCCGCCATGGAGGTCATCTCGGCGCTGCGCCGCTACAAGAGCGAGAACCAGCTGCCGCTGAACGCCGACCTCGAGTCGGTGTCGGTCTACGGCCCCATCGAGGGCTTCGAGGACGCCATTCAGAACGTGATGCACGTCCAGGACCTGACCGTCCTCGAAGAGGAACCCGAGGTCACCACCGAGATCGCGTCGATCGACCTCGACTACTCGACGCTCGGACCGAAGTTCGGCTCGAAGGTCGGCGAGATCGATTCGGGGATCGAGAGCGGCGACTATGAAATCGACGACGACGAGGGCGTCCTTCGGGTCGCCGGCGAGGAACTCGAGGGCGACCTCTTCGAGGTCGAACGCGAGCGCTCCTACTCGGGCGAGGGCGAGATGATCGAGACCGAGTCGGCGGTCGTCATCCTCGAGTAG
- a CDS encoding DUF4097 family beta strand repeat-containing protein, which translates to MRSDTTRRKLLESVGTVGLLGLSGCLGATPVVNNRSEEHETIPLEDAASIAIVSEIGRLSVAGADRDDVGLEIVKESDSVRTDLEELTLETELADGRLELRSEWDGSEGWLASRPSIEVDVEIPREVALERIETSTGQITVRDVAGDLHADADTGQVDIAGVDGTVSAEASAGQVEIRDAERLGNVSTSAGQISVEVPAIDGETTISASTGQVTAAVSEAVDADLRVETNTGRVDVDDLPLEDATRSEEQVTGRLGDGGPQLRVETDMGRISVEPLE; encoded by the coding sequence ATGAGATCCGACACGACCAGGCGGAAGCTGCTCGAGAGCGTCGGGACAGTCGGTCTCCTCGGACTCTCCGGCTGTCTCGGAGCGACTCCGGTGGTCAACAACCGCAGCGAGGAGCACGAGACGATCCCCCTCGAGGACGCCGCGTCGATCGCGATCGTCAGCGAGATTGGACGGCTTTCGGTCGCCGGCGCCGATCGGGATGACGTGGGCCTCGAGATCGTCAAGGAGTCCGATTCGGTTCGGACCGATCTCGAGGAGCTAACCCTCGAGACCGAACTCGCCGACGGCCGACTCGAACTCCGATCTGAGTGGGACGGCAGCGAAGGCTGGCTCGCCAGTCGCCCCTCGATAGAGGTCGACGTGGAGATCCCCCGCGAGGTCGCCCTCGAGCGGATCGAAACGAGTACGGGACAGATCACCGTCCGCGACGTCGCGGGCGATCTGCACGCGGACGCGGACACGGGCCAAGTCGACATCGCGGGCGTCGACGGGACGGTCTCCGCCGAGGCGAGCGCGGGCCAGGTCGAAATCCGGGACGCGGAGCGACTCGGCAACGTGTCCACCTCGGCCGGCCAGATCAGCGTCGAGGTGCCAGCGATCGACGGCGAGACGACGATCTCGGCGTCGACTGGACAGGTAACCGCCGCCGTGAGCGAGGCCGTCGACGCCGACCTGCGCGTGGAGACGAACACGGGGCGGGTCGACGTCGACGACCTCCCGCTCGAGGACGCGACCCGAAGCGAGGAGCAAGTAACTGGACGACTCGGCGACGGCGGGCCGCAGCTTCGAGTCGAAACGGACATGGGACGGATCTCGGTTGAACCGCTCGAATAA
- a CDS encoding efflux RND transporter permease subunit, producing MSGSVATRYAEWIVSHSRLVVVLILLLTAVVAAGAAVGDPEDGGIGQFETDSEETDALEEIEATYGTDDAIVAQVVVRDEGGDVLTRESLLEGLRLQRAVREDEALNATLDEQGFVGLENVVGTAAVYEDRTEAGAEPPETGAPTLEEQITALESRSDEEVEALLADVLDPERDAGQQGQSAGAGERADPYEFLPTDYEPGETTADARITFVFQVDSSGPEEEPRDAYDAQVELADRVDERFDDAFVFGQGITDEASSNAVGDSFAIITPVALVLVLGVLAVTYRDVVDVLIGLVGIGVVMAWLAGVQGWLEIPSSQLLIAVPFLLIGLSIDYALHVVMRYRETRAGELEGVAAPKPTASATANGGPVGPRAGMTVGLAGVVLALGAATVSTGVGFLSNVVSPLGAVRDFAVLSAGGILATFVAFAVFVPALKVEVDEFLESRFDRDRAKRPFGSGPSATGRALSRLVAIPQRLPLAVILAALLLAAGGAYGATGIDTEFNQADFLPEDAPGWAKSLPGPLAPDTYTIRDDAAYLGDNFAERGEGSRTQILIRGPVTDPDALAAMDEADSAVGEDDTVVVGQDGEAAIEGPPSVVREVAAENESVAAAVAERDTDGDGLPDEDVAGVYDALFDADADRAGDVLYRTDEGAYESARLLVTVRGDAPAQTVADDSRDVAATVERAGPVTAIATGGPVTTAVVQDALLETLVQAFAITLVVILVFLTALYWVRHRALSLGAVTLAPVVIALAWLLGTMALLDLPFNSETAVITSLAIGLGVDYSIHVGERFVDERDRQPTLEAALAATITGTGGALLGSAATTAAGFGVLALALAPPLRRFGLVTGLSIVFAFVACLTVLPCLLVVRERLLARVG from the coding sequence ATGAGCGGGTCCGTCGCGACGAGGTACGCCGAGTGGATCGTTTCTCACAGTCGGCTCGTCGTCGTCCTGATCCTCTTGCTCACCGCCGTCGTCGCCGCCGGCGCGGCGGTCGGCGACCCCGAGGACGGCGGGATCGGCCAGTTCGAGACCGACTCCGAGGAAACCGACGCGCTCGAGGAGATCGAGGCGACCTACGGCACCGACGACGCGATCGTCGCTCAGGTAGTCGTCCGCGACGAGGGCGGCGACGTGCTCACCCGCGAGTCGCTGCTCGAAGGGCTGCGACTCCAGCGAGCGGTTCGTGAGGACGAAGCGCTGAACGCCACGCTCGACGAGCAGGGGTTCGTCGGCCTCGAGAACGTCGTCGGGACGGCTGCCGTCTACGAGGACCGAACGGAAGCGGGGGCGGAGCCACCGGAGACGGGCGCGCCCACGCTCGAGGAACAGATTACAGCGCTCGAGTCGCGCTCCGACGAGGAAGTCGAAGCGCTGCTGGCCGACGTGCTCGATCCCGAGCGCGATGCGGGGCAACAGGGCCAGTCGGCGGGAGCAGGTGAGCGGGCGGACCCCTACGAGTTCCTCCCGACCGACTACGAGCCAGGCGAGACGACGGCCGACGCGCGCATCACGTTCGTCTTTCAGGTCGACAGTAGCGGTCCGGAGGAAGAGCCGCGGGATGCCTACGACGCGCAGGTCGAACTCGCCGACCGGGTCGACGAGCGCTTCGACGACGCGTTCGTCTTCGGGCAGGGGATCACCGACGAGGCGTCGTCGAACGCCGTCGGCGACAGCTTCGCGATCATCACGCCCGTCGCGCTCGTCCTCGTGTTGGGCGTGCTGGCGGTCACCTACCGGGACGTCGTCGACGTCCTGATCGGACTCGTCGGTATCGGGGTCGTGATGGCCTGGCTCGCCGGCGTGCAGGGCTGGCTCGAGATCCCCTCGAGCCAACTGCTGATCGCGGTGCCGTTTCTCCTGATCGGGCTCAGTATCGACTACGCCCTCCACGTAGTCATGCGCTACCGGGAGACCAGAGCCGGCGAACTCGAGGGGGTCGCGGCGCCGAAGCCGACGGCGAGTGCGACCGCGAACGGCGGTCCAGTCGGTCCGCGAGCGGGCATGACCGTCGGACTCGCGGGCGTCGTCCTCGCGCTCGGCGCGGCGACGGTCTCGACGGGCGTCGGCTTCCTCTCGAACGTCGTCAGCCCGCTCGGGGCGGTACGGGACTTCGCCGTCCTGAGCGCCGGCGGTATCCTCGCGACGTTCGTCGCCTTCGCCGTCTTCGTGCCGGCGCTGAAGGTAGAAGTCGACGAGTTCCTCGAGTCCCGGTTCGACCGGGACCGCGCGAAACGCCCGTTCGGGTCGGGACCGAGTGCCACCGGCCGGGCGCTCTCGCGACTGGTCGCGATTCCCCAGCGGCTCCCGCTCGCGGTGATCCTCGCGGCGCTTCTCCTCGCCGCCGGCGGCGCTTACGGCGCGACGGGGATCGATACGGAGTTCAACCAGGCGGATTTCCTCCCCGAGGACGCGCCCGGGTGGGCTAAGTCCCTTCCGGGACCGCTCGCGCCCGATACGTACACGATCCGCGATGACGCCGCGTACCTCGGCGACAACTTCGCGGAGCGGGGCGAAGGAAGTCGAACGCAGATTCTGATACGCGGGCCCGTCACCGATCCCGACGCGCTCGCGGCGATGGACGAGGCCGACAGCGCGGTCGGCGAGGACGACACGGTCGTCGTCGGCCAGGACGGCGAGGCCGCGATCGAGGGGCCGCCGTCGGTCGTCCGCGAGGTCGCCGCCGAGAACGAGTCGGTCGCGGCCGCCGTCGCGGAGCGCGATACGGATGGCGACGGGCTCCCCGACGAGGACGTCGCCGGCGTCTACGACGCCCTGTTCGACGCCGACGCGGACCGCGCGGGAGACGTCCTCTACCGGACGGACGAGGGAGCGTACGAATCGGCGCGCCTCCTCGTGACCGTTCGAGGGGACGCCCCCGCCCAGACCGTCGCCGACGACAGTCGCGACGTCGCGGCCACCGTCGAACGCGCGGGCCCCGTCACGGCGATCGCCACCGGCGGACCGGTGACGACGGCGGTCGTTCAGGACGCGCTCCTCGAGACGCTCGTGCAGGCCTTCGCGATCACGCTGGTGGTCATCCTGGTCTTCCTGACGGCCCTCTACTGGGTGCGCCACCGGGCGCTCTCGCTGGGTGCGGTCACGCTCGCTCCGGTCGTGATCGCCCTCGCGTGGCTGCTCGGGACGATGGCGCTGCTCGACCTGCCGTTCAACAGCGAAACGGCCGTCATCACGAGCCTCGCGATCGGGCTGGGCGTCGACTACAGCATCCACGTCGGCGAGCGGTTCGTCGACGAGCGCGACCGCCAGCCGACCCTCGAGGCGGCGCTCGCGGCGACGATCACCGGCACCGGCGGGGCGCTCCTGGGGAGCGCAGCCACGACGGCGGCGGGGTTCGGCGTCCTCGCGCTGGCGCTCGCGCCGCCGCTCCGGCGGTTCGGACTGGTAACGGGCCTGAGCATCGTCTTCGCGTTCGTCGCCTGCCTCACCGTCCTGCCCTGTCTGCTCGTGGTCCGGGAGCGGCTGCTGGCTCGAGTAGGGTAG